From Pectinophora gossypiella chromosome 18, ilPecGoss1.1, whole genome shotgun sequence, one genomic window encodes:
- the LOC126375215 gene encoding uncharacterized protein LOC126375215 has product MKRLIVLLATVCVATGIQYDGLRVKFGWSDALADVEYFYKIPRSMMEAEAAGWRRTSRPSDQLPDLRMYCMANRCVCALYDVGGFVAGLQIALPVDEFEALGEKPEMKMNKWRAQAAFGEPSKEYWVLPQFFVSDESLKAGAGPQIENGATLQDGGVWVYGLDARLMRIPTTEAELNTTAFKKQNCIPNMGTHYYYNMTPQMRCEDLLPWFVLVSEGEVIGSGFQFFGKLAKQRHREWFEKTPGGKTSAKLTIPYGPPCLYEWAQNYGLVSLHIYYVDKPWNIRCKDGDSIKPAPALDRMLLNGYRYASQITDQIKKLFSG; this is encoded by the exons ATGAAGAGACTGATCGTTCTGTTGGCCACTGTTTGTGTTGCTACTG GTATTCAATACGATGGACTAAGAG TTAAATTCGGGTGGTCAGACGCATTGGCTGACGTGGAATACTTCTACAAGATCCCTCGCAGCATGATGGAGGCGGAGGCGGCAGGCTGGCGGCGCACCAGTAGACCATCAGACCAGCTGCCGGACCTCAGGATGTACTGCATGGCCAACAGGTGTGTCTGCGCGCTCTACGACGTTGGAGGGTTCGTTGCGGGCCTGCAGATCGCT CTGCCAGTAGACGAGTTCGAGGCCCTCGGTGAGAAGCCGGAGATGAAGATGAACAAGTGGCGCGCGCAGGCTGCCTTCGGAGAGCCAAGCAAGGAGTACTGGGTGCTGCCGCAGTTCTTTGTCTCTGATG AATCCTTGAAGGCGGGAGCGGGGCCGCAGATCGAAAACGGCGCGACGCTGCAAGATGGCGGCGTGTGGGTCTACGGGCTGGACGCGCGACTCATGCGCATCCCCACCACGGAAGCCGAACTCAACACCACGGCCTTCAAGAAGCAGAACTGTATACCTAACATGG GTACCCACTACTACTACAACATGACTCCTCAAATGCGGTGCGAGGATCTGTTGCCGTGGTTCGTGCTGGTCTCCGAGGGAGAGGTGATCGGCTCCGGGTTCCAGTTCTTCGGCAAGCTGGCCAAGCAGCGGCACCGCGAGTGGTTCGAGAAGACCCCCGGAGGGAAGACGAGCGCGAAG CTGACCATCCCGTACGGACCACCGTGTCTCTACGAGTGGGCACAAAACTATGGACTCGTCAGCCTGCACATCTACTATGTGGACAAACCCTGGAACATTCGTTGCAA GGACGGCGACTCCATCAAACCAGCCCCAGCTCTAGACAGGATGCTCCTCAACGGATACCGGTACGCGTCGCAAATCACCGATCAGATCAAGAAGTTATTCAGTGGATGA